From a single Ascaphus truei isolate aAscTru1 chromosome 2, aAscTru1.hap1, whole genome shotgun sequence genomic region:
- the LOC142487989 gene encoding uncharacterized protein LOC142487989 isoform X1, with translation MDPTFNPSRNVGSGQSDGNENTTTIQIPALGRPFSLGMLYDCRKDELIPGITLWDREALGRNVTSTPQEKTSFKLIASDTLSDKSSALNITASVKASFLSGLIQVGGSATYMNDTKTSKNQARVSLHYSRTTKFEQLSMNHLGIQNVTYHDVFDKGTATHVVTGISYGAHAFFIFDRYVSTSENTQDIQGNLKVMITKIPLVPIEGEGALKMNDKEKKDVSKFSCTFHGDFALERNPVTYEDAIKIYANLPKLIGENGEKAVPVKVWLYPLNNLDSKAAQMVREISGHLVLGAEKVIQEMTDINMQCNDMMKHPAALKFPDIMSKVIQFREQCEQFKLTFQKQLARTLPSVRGGGLEEAALADILIRREQSPFGMRHMKEFLSRTQGEMDFVSNHLKVLPSITVLPSESEINQVVLDPMIECVVCYNFTSLQEEEPYLSEISHWLQTQKQKAAAGDAYENKKITPWFKDKDVSQKARKYVKAFQQFAQANESNKETQFIISSAPDQSNPGVSFYLYAEGDLVSTKFEPPAKPNLPVICSKTHNSMELILRPADCGKEFIDRYSIEYRYADVENWTTFTSQDNDQKITITQLTPNSEYQFRYSAVCKPGVGVASDVTNAERTLPTSPPTAPQITAEPFALILHWKKPSVIGDGVTITEYKVEYKEIGCETQVWIEQRTGDKLEHCIIEAQRPLTRYIIRVSAVCGDAGISAPSEEALVSTPTKEAYDFKYWLLKESSLLTEGTPSVYQLKTGVCESGYRKYNLGKENLQKMNKVILLIGATGAGKTTLINGMANYILGVERKDDFRFKLVHEVTNQSEAHSQTSVVTAYKMNHDSGYQIPYSLTLIDTPGFGDTRGIAQDKKVTEAIHTFFTSDRGIDQIDAVCFVVQASLARLTYTQKYIFHSVVSIFGNDIKDNILFLINFCDEERPPILEAIKTADIPCPLDSNGDPIHFKFNNSALFANNQEINMSFNEMFWDMGSNSMKTFFRSLSTIETKSLRLSKEVLKERKRLEITLQALQPQIQAEILKLVEIRKTQSALQQHNNHMAANKDFEYETEVIVPVMKKVRDHFVMNCQQCHFTCHNPCMYPNDNDTSECDAMPYRICTACPGKCIWSVHCIEKYRWEYVQKKEKKTYENLKLNYEKASGKAMTGEKISQELEKDYDTVIDKVLKLINDSFQSLKRLHEIALRSNPLSATEYMDLMIQAEEQEAKPGYQERIKFLRDVREQAELIEKIEKKEMLLPEQENLQIKSCLVI, from the coding sequence GCATCACCTTATGGGATCGCGAGGCATTGGGACGGAATGTGACATCAACACCTCAAGAGAAAACATCTTTTAAACTGATAGCATCAGATACTCTTTCAGATAAATCCTCTGCTCTGAACATCACAGCATCTGTAAAAGCCAGTTTCCTCAGTGGCCTGATACAGGTGGGTGGATCTGCTACTTACATGAATGATACCAAGACATCTAAAAACCAAGCAAGAGTCTCACTACATTACTCCAGGACCACAAAGTTTGAACAGCTGAGTATGAACCATTTAGGTATCCAGAATGTGACTTATCATGATGTGTTTGACAAAGGGACAGCCACTCACGTGGTCACAGGGATTTCATACGGTGCACATGCTTTCTTTATATTTGATCGTTATGTGTCCACATCAGAAAACACTCAGGATATACAAGGAAATCTCAAGGTCATGATTACAAAAATACCCCTAGTTCCAATTGAAGGAgagggagctctgaaaatgaatgataaagaaaagaaagatgttAGCAAATTTAGCTGTACGTTTCATGGGGACTTTGCTCTGGAAAGAAACCCGGTCACTTACGAAGATGCCATTAAAATCTACGCCAATCTTCCCAAACTTATAGGAGAGAATGGGGAAAAGGCTGTGCCTGTGAAAGTCTGGCTGTATCCTctgaataacctggacagtaaaGCTGCTCAGATGGTTAGAGAGATTAGTGGGCATCTTGTTTTAGGGGCTGAGAAGGTGATACAGGAAATGACAGATATAAACATGCAGTGTAATGATATGATGAAGCATCCTGCTGCATTGAAATTTCCTGACATCATGAGTAAAGTTATTCAGTTTAGAGAACAGTGTGAGCAATTTAAACTCACATTTCAGAAGCAGCTTGCACGAACCTTGCCCTCTGTACGGGGCGGGGGGTTAGAGGAAGCTGCACTTGCCGACATTTTAATTAGAAGAGAACAATCCCCATTTGGGATGCGCCACATGAAAGAGTTTTTGAGCAGAACACAGGGGGAGATGGACTTTGTGAGTAACCATCTGAAAGTACTACCAAGCATTACAGTTTTACCATCTGAGAGTGAAATAAATCAAGTAGTACTTGATCCGATGATTGAATGTGTAGTGTGTTATAATTTCACTTCGTTACAGGAAGAGGAGCCATATCTTTCAGAAATCAGTCACTGGCTCCAAACTcaaaaacaaaaagcagcagcaggtgatgcCTACGAGAATAAGAAAATCACACCATGGTTCAAGGACAAAGATGTCTCTCAAAAGGCAAGGAAATATGTTAAAGCGTTTCAACAATTTGCTCAGGCCAATGAATCCAATAAAGAGACTCAATTCATTATCTCATCTGCCCCCGACCAAAGCAATCCTGGAGTTTCCTTTTATCTGTATGCAGAGGGAGATTTGGTGTCTACGAAGTTTGAGCCTCCAGCTAAACCTAATCTCCCAGTTATCTGCAGTAAGACCCACAACAGTATGGAGCTCATCCTCAGACCTGCAGATTGTGGCAAGGAGTTTATAGACAGATACAGCATAGAGTATAGATATGCTGACGTGGAGAACTGGACCACTTTCACATCACAGGATAATGATCAGAAGATCACAATTACACAACTAACACCTAACTCCGAGTACCAGTTCAGATACTCAGCAGTGTGTAAGCCAGGGGTCGGTGTGGCCAGTGATGTAACAAATGCAGAGAGAACCCTTCCCACCAGCCCACCTACAGCACCGCAAATCACTGCTGAACCATTCGCCCTAATTTTACATTGGAAGAAGCCCTCTGTAATTGGTGATGGAGTCACAATAACAGAGTATAAAGTTGAATATAAGGAGATTGGGTGTGAAACGCAGGTCTGGATTGAACAAAGAACAGGAGATAAATTAGAGCATTGTATTATTGAGGCACAGAGGCCATTAACAAGATACATAATCCGTGTGTCAGCCGTTTGTGGAGATGCGGGGATCAGTGCTCCAAGTGAGGAGGCTCTGGTTTCAACACCAACAAAAGAAGCCTATGATTTTAAATATTGGCTCCTCAAGGAAAGTAGTTTGCTTACAGAAGGAACACCTTCCGTATATCAGCTAAAAACTGGTGTTTGCGAGTCTGGATATCGTAAGTACAACTTAGGAAAAGAAAACCTTCAGAAAATGAATAAAGTAATTCTATTAATAGGAGCCACAGGCGCAGGCAAAACAACACTGATCAATGGAATGGCCAACTACATCTTGGGTGTGGAAAGGAAAGACGACTTTCGGTTCAAACTTGTACACGAGGTTACAAATCAGTCTGAAGCTCACAGCCAAACTTCTGTAGTTACAGCCTACAAGATGAATCATGACAGTGGGTACCAAATTCCCTATTCCCTCACCTTGATAGACACACCAGGATTTGGAGACACCCGTGGGATAGCACAGGACAAAAAGGTCACTGAGGCCATCCATACATTTTTTACAAGTGACCGTGGCATTGATCAGATCGATGCCGTGTGCTTTGTAGTTCAGGCTTCTTTAGCTCGGTTGACATACACCCAGAAATATATTTTTCATTCAGTTGTTTCTATTTTTGGAAACGATATCAAAGACAACATACTGTTTCTTATCAACTTCTGTGATGAGGAGAGACCTCCAATACTAGAGGCTATAAAAACTGCCGATATTCCCTGCCCTCTGGACAGTAACGGTGACCCCATTCACTTCAAGTTCAATAACTCTGCTCTTTTTGCCAACAATCAGGAAATTAATATGAGTTTTAATGAAATGTTCTGGGACATGGGATCAAACAGCATGAAAACGTTTTTCAGATCACTGAGCACAATAGAAACCAAAAGTCTGAGACTGAGCAAGGAAGTCCTCAAGGAACGAAAACGGCTTGAGATTACTCTGCAGGCTTTACAGCCCCAGATCCAGGCTGAGATCCTGAAATTAGTGGAAATAAGGAAAACACAGAGCGCTCTGCAGCAGCACAATAATCATATGGCAGCCAATAAAGACTTTGAGTATGAGACAGAGGTAATTGTTCCAGTAATGAAAAAGGTCAGAGACCATTTCGTAATGAACTGCCAGCAATGTCACTTTACATGTCACAATCCCTGTATGTATCCTAATGACAATGATACAAGTGAGTGTGATGCTATGCCTTATAGAATCTGTACAGCTTGTCCAGGTAAATGTATCTGGAGTGTTCATTGCATTGAAAAGTACAGATGGGAGTATGtgcagaaaaaagagaaaaaaacctaTGAAAATCTAAAACTCAATTATGAAAAAGCTTCTGGAAAGGCCATGACAGGAGAAAAGATTTCCCAGGAACTTGAGAAAGATTATGATACTGTGATAGACAAAGTGCTTAAACTTATCAATGATTCCTTTCAGAGTTTGAAGCGTCTCCATGAAATCGCTCTGAGGTCCAACCCACTGTCAGCCACAGAATACATGGACCTGATGATACAGGCTGAGGAACAGGAAGCCAAACCGGGATATCAGGAGAGGATCAAGTTTCTGAGGGATGTGAGAGAGCAGGCGGAATTAATAGAGAAAATTGAGAAGAAAGAAATGTTGCTACCCGAACAGGAAAACCTCCAAATAAAATCCTGTCTAGTGATTTAA
- the LOC142487989 gene encoding uncharacterized protein LOC142487989 isoform X4, with product MDPTFNPSRNVGSGQSDGNENTTTIQIPALGRPFSLGMLYDCRKDELIPGITLWDREALGRNVTSTPQEKTSFKLIASDTLSDKSSALNITASVKASFLSGLIQEEEPYLSEISHWLQTQKQKAAAGDAYENKKITPWFKDKDVSQKARKYVKAFQQFAQANESNKETQFIISSAPDQSNPGVSFYLYAEGDLVSTKFEPPAKPNLPVICSKTHNSMELILRPADCGKEFIDRYSIEYRYADVENWTTFTSQDNDQKITITQLTPNSEYQFRYSAVCKPGVGVASDVTNAERTLPTSPPTAPQITAEPFALILHWKKPSVIGDGVTITEYKVEYKEIGCETQVWIEQRTGDKLEHCIIEAQRPLTRYIIRVSAVCGDAGISAPSEEALVSTPTKEAYDFKYWLLKESSLLTEGTPSVYQLKTGVCESGYRKYNLGKENLQKMNKVILLIGATGAGKTTLINGMANYILGVERKDDFRFKLVHEVTNQSEAHSQTSVVTAYKMNHDSGYQIPYSLTLIDTPGFGDTRGIAQDKKVTEAIHTFFTSDRGIDQIDAVCFVVQASLARLTYTQKYIFHSVVSIFGNDIKDNILFLINFCDEERPPILEAIKTADIPCPLDSNGDPIHFKFNNSALFANNQEINMSFNEMFWDMGSNSMKTFFRSLSTIETKSLRLSKEVLKERKRLEITLQALQPQIQAEILKLVEIRKTQSALQQHNNHMAANKDFEYETEVIVPVMKKVRDHFVMNCQQCHFTCHNPCMYPNDNDTSECDAMPYRICTACPGKCIWSVHCIEKYRWEYVQKKEKKTYENLKLNYEKASGKAMTGEKISQELEKDYDTVIDKVLKLINDSFQSLKRLHEIALRSNPLSATEYMDLMIQAEEQEAKPGYQERIKFLRDVREQAELIEKIEKKEMLLPEQENLQIKSCLVI from the exons GCATCACCTTATGGGATCGCGAGGCATTGGGACGGAATGTGACATCAACACCTCAAGAGAAAACATCTTTTAAACTGATAGCATCAGATACTCTTTCAGATAAATCCTCTGCTCTGAACATCACAGCATCTGTAAAAGCCAGTTTCCTCAGTGGCCTGATACAG GAAGAGGAGCCATATCTTTCAGAAATCAGTCACTGGCTCCAAACTcaaaaacaaaaagcagcagcaggtgatgcCTACGAGAATAAGAAAATCACACCATGGTTCAAGGACAAAGATGTCTCTCAAAAGGCAAGGAAATATGTTAAAGCGTTTCAACAATTTGCTCAGGCCAATGAATCCAATAAAGAGACTCAATTCATTATCTCATCTGCCCCCGACCAAAGCAATCCTGGAGTTTCCTTTTATCTGTATGCAGAGGGAGATTTGGTGTCTACGAAGTTTGAGCCTCCAGCTAAACCTAATCTCCCAGTTATCTGCAGTAAGACCCACAACAGTATGGAGCTCATCCTCAGACCTGCAGATTGTGGCAAGGAGTTTATAGACAGATACAGCATAGAGTATAGATATGCTGACGTGGAGAACTGGACCACTTTCACATCACAGGATAATGATCAGAAGATCACAATTACACAACTAACACCTAACTCCGAGTACCAGTTCAGATACTCAGCAGTGTGTAAGCCAGGGGTCGGTGTGGCCAGTGATGTAACAAATGCAGAGAGAACCCTTCCCACCAGCCCACCTACAGCACCGCAAATCACTGCTGAACCATTCGCCCTAATTTTACATTGGAAGAAGCCCTCTGTAATTGGTGATGGAGTCACAATAACAGAGTATAAAGTTGAATATAAGGAGATTGGGTGTGAAACGCAGGTCTGGATTGAACAAAGAACAGGAGATAAATTAGAGCATTGTATTATTGAGGCACAGAGGCCATTAACAAGATACATAATCCGTGTGTCAGCCGTTTGTGGAGATGCGGGGATCAGTGCTCCAAGTGAGGAGGCTCTGGTTTCAACACCAACAAAAGAAGCCTATGATTTTAAATATTGGCTCCTCAAGGAAAGTAGTTTGCTTACAGAAGGAACACCTTCCGTATATCAGCTAAAAACTGGTGTTTGCGAGTCTGGATATCGTAAGTACAACTTAGGAAAAGAAAACCTTCAGAAAATGAATAAAGTAATTCTATTAATAGGAGCCACAGGCGCAGGCAAAACAACACTGATCAATGGAATGGCCAACTACATCTTGGGTGTGGAAAGGAAAGACGACTTTCGGTTCAAACTTGTACACGAGGTTACAAATCAGTCTGAAGCTCACAGCCAAACTTCTGTAGTTACAGCCTACAAGATGAATCATGACAGTGGGTACCAAATTCCCTATTCCCTCACCTTGATAGACACACCAGGATTTGGAGACACCCGTGGGATAGCACAGGACAAAAAGGTCACTGAGGCCATCCATACATTTTTTACAAGTGACCGTGGCATTGATCAGATCGATGCCGTGTGCTTTGTAGTTCAGGCTTCTTTAGCTCGGTTGACATACACCCAGAAATATATTTTTCATTCAGTTGTTTCTATTTTTGGAAACGATATCAAAGACAACATACTGTTTCTTATCAACTTCTGTGATGAGGAGAGACCTCCAATACTAGAGGCTATAAAAACTGCCGATATTCCCTGCCCTCTGGACAGTAACGGTGACCCCATTCACTTCAAGTTCAATAACTCTGCTCTTTTTGCCAACAATCAGGAAATTAATATGAGTTTTAATGAAATGTTCTGGGACATGGGATCAAACAGCATGAAAACGTTTTTCAGATCACTGAGCACAATAGAAACCAAAAGTCTGAGACTGAGCAAGGAAGTCCTCAAGGAACGAAAACGGCTTGAGATTACTCTGCAGGCTTTACAGCCCCAGATCCAGGCTGAGATCCTGAAATTAGTGGAAATAAGGAAAACACAGAGCGCTCTGCAGCAGCACAATAATCATATGGCAGCCAATAAAGACTTTGAGTATGAGACAGAGGTAATTGTTCCAGTAATGAAAAAGGTCAGAGACCATTTCGTAATGAACTGCCAGCAATGTCACTTTACATGTCACAATCCCTGTATGTATCCTAATGACAATGATACAAGTGAGTGTGATGCTATGCCTTATAGAATCTGTACAGCTTGTCCAGGTAAATGTATCTGGAGTGTTCATTGCATTGAAAAGTACAGATGGGAGTATGtgcagaaaaaagagaaaaaaacctaTGAAAATCTAAAACTCAATTATGAAAAAGCTTCTGGAAAGGCCATGACAGGAGAAAAGATTTCCCAGGAACTTGAGAAAGATTATGATACTGTGATAGACAAAGTGCTTAAACTTATCAATGATTCCTTTCAGAGTTTGAAGCGTCTCCATGAAATCGCTCTGAGGTCCAACCCACTGTCAGCCACAGAATACATGGACCTGATGATACAGGCTGAGGAACAGGAAGCCAAACCGGGATATCAGGAGAGGATCAAGTTTCTGAGGGATGTGAGAGAGCAGGCGGAATTAATAGAGAAAATTGAGAAGAAAGAAATGTTGCTACCCGAACAGGAAAACCTCCAAATAAAATCCTGTCTAGTGATTTAA
- the LOC142487989 gene encoding uncharacterized protein LOC142487989 isoform X3: MDPTFNPSRNVGSGQSDGNENTTTIQIPALGRPFSLGMLYDCRKDELIPGITLWDREALGRNVTSTPQEKTSFKLIASDTLSDKSSALNITASVKASFLSGLIQVGGSATYMNDTKTSKNQARVSLHYSRTTKFEQLSMNHLGIQNVTYHDVFDKGTATHVVTGISYGAHAFFIFDRYVSTSENTQDIQGNLKVMITKIPLVPIEGEGALKMNDKEKKDVSKFSCTFHGDFALERNPVTYEDAIKIYANLPKLIGENGEKAVPVKVWLYPLNNLDSKAAQMVREISGHLVLGAEKVIQEMTDINMQCNDMMKHPAALKFPDIMSKVIQFREQCEQFKLTFQKQLARTLPSVRGGGLEEAALADILIRREQSPFGMRHMKEFLSRTQGEMDFVSNHLKVLPSITVLPSESEINQVVLDPMIECVVCYNFTSLQEEEPYLSEISHWLQTQKQKAAAGDAYENKKITPWFKDKDVSQKARKYVKAFQQFAQANESNKETQFIISSAPDQSNPGVSFYLYAEGDLVSTKFEPPAKPNLPVICSKTHNSMELILRPADCGKEFIDRYSIEYRYADVENWTTFTSQDNDQKITITQLTPNSEYQFRYSAVCKPGVGVASDVTNAERTLPTSPPTAPQITAEPFALILHWKKPSVIGDGVTITEYKVEYKEIGCETQVWIEQRTGDKLEHCIIEAQRPLTRYIIRVSAVCGDAGISAPSEEALVSTPTKEAYDFKYWLLKESSLLTEGTPSVYQLKTGVCESGYRKYNLGKENLQKMNKVILLIGATGAGKTTLINGMANYILGVERKDDFRFKLVHEVTNQSEAHSQTSVVTAYKMNHDSGYQIPYSLTLIDTPGFGDTRGIAQDKKVTEAIHTFFTSDRGIDQIDAVCFVVQASLARLTYTQKYIFHSVVSIFGNDIKDNILFLINFCDEERPPILEAIKTADIPCPLDSNGDPIHFKFNNSALFANNQEINMSFNEMFWDMGSNSMKTFFRSLSTIETKSLRLSKEVLKERKRLEITLQALQPQIQAEILKLVEIRKTQSALQQHNNHMAANKDFEYETESLKRLHEIALRSNPLSATEYMDLMIQAEEQEAKPGYQERIKFLRDVREQAELIEKIEKKEMLLPEQENLQIKSCLVI, from the exons GCATCACCTTATGGGATCGCGAGGCATTGGGACGGAATGTGACATCAACACCTCAAGAGAAAACATCTTTTAAACTGATAGCATCAGATACTCTTTCAGATAAATCCTCTGCTCTGAACATCACAGCATCTGTAAAAGCCAGTTTCCTCAGTGGCCTGATACAGGTGGGTGGATCTGCTACTTACATGAATGATACCAAGACATCTAAAAACCAAGCAAGAGTCTCACTACATTACTCCAGGACCACAAAGTTTGAACAGCTGAGTATGAACCATTTAGGTATCCAGAATGTGACTTATCATGATGTGTTTGACAAAGGGACAGCCACTCACGTGGTCACAGGGATTTCATACGGTGCACATGCTTTCTTTATATTTGATCGTTATGTGTCCACATCAGAAAACACTCAGGATATACAAGGAAATCTCAAGGTCATGATTACAAAAATACCCCTAGTTCCAATTGAAGGAgagggagctctgaaaatgaatgataaagaaaagaaagatgttAGCAAATTTAGCTGTACGTTTCATGGGGACTTTGCTCTGGAAAGAAACCCGGTCACTTACGAAGATGCCATTAAAATCTACGCCAATCTTCCCAAACTTATAGGAGAGAATGGGGAAAAGGCTGTGCCTGTGAAAGTCTGGCTGTATCCTctgaataacctggacagtaaaGCTGCTCAGATGGTTAGAGAGATTAGTGGGCATCTTGTTTTAGGGGCTGAGAAGGTGATACAGGAAATGACAGATATAAACATGCAGTGTAATGATATGATGAAGCATCCTGCTGCATTGAAATTTCCTGACATCATGAGTAAAGTTATTCAGTTTAGAGAACAGTGTGAGCAATTTAAACTCACATTTCAGAAGCAGCTTGCACGAACCTTGCCCTCTGTACGGGGCGGGGGGTTAGAGGAAGCTGCACTTGCCGACATTTTAATTAGAAGAGAACAATCCCCATTTGGGATGCGCCACATGAAAGAGTTTTTGAGCAGAACACAGGGGGAGATGGACTTTGTGAGTAACCATCTGAAAGTACTACCAAGCATTACAGTTTTACCATCTGAGAGTGAAATAAATCAAGTAGTACTTGATCCGATGATTGAATGTGTAGTGTGTTATAATTTCACTTCGTTACAGGAAGAGGAGCCATATCTTTCAGAAATCAGTCACTGGCTCCAAACTcaaaaacaaaaagcagcagcaggtgatgcCTACGAGAATAAGAAAATCACACCATGGTTCAAGGACAAAGATGTCTCTCAAAAGGCAAGGAAATATGTTAAAGCGTTTCAACAATTTGCTCAGGCCAATGAATCCAATAAAGAGACTCAATTCATTATCTCATCTGCCCCCGACCAAAGCAATCCTGGAGTTTCCTTTTATCTGTATGCAGAGGGAGATTTGGTGTCTACGAAGTTTGAGCCTCCAGCTAAACCTAATCTCCCAGTTATCTGCAGTAAGACCCACAACAGTATGGAGCTCATCCTCAGACCTGCAGATTGTGGCAAGGAGTTTATAGACAGATACAGCATAGAGTATAGATATGCTGACGTGGAGAACTGGACCACTTTCACATCACAGGATAATGATCAGAAGATCACAATTACACAACTAACACCTAACTCCGAGTACCAGTTCAGATACTCAGCAGTGTGTAAGCCAGGGGTCGGTGTGGCCAGTGATGTAACAAATGCAGAGAGAACCCTTCCCACCAGCCCACCTACAGCACCGCAAATCACTGCTGAACCATTCGCCCTAATTTTACATTGGAAGAAGCCCTCTGTAATTGGTGATGGAGTCACAATAACAGAGTATAAAGTTGAATATAAGGAGATTGGGTGTGAAACGCAGGTCTGGATTGAACAAAGAACAGGAGATAAATTAGAGCATTGTATTATTGAGGCACAGAGGCCATTAACAAGATACATAATCCGTGTGTCAGCCGTTTGTGGAGATGCGGGGATCAGTGCTCCAAGTGAGGAGGCTCTGGTTTCAACACCAACAAAAGAAGCCTATGATTTTAAATATTGGCTCCTCAAGGAAAGTAGTTTGCTTACAGAAGGAACACCTTCCGTATATCAGCTAAAAACTGGTGTTTGCGAGTCTGGATATCGTAAGTACAACTTAGGAAAAGAAAACCTTCAGAAAATGAATAAAGTAATTCTATTAATAGGAGCCACAGGCGCAGGCAAAACAACACTGATCAATGGAATGGCCAACTACATCTTGGGTGTGGAAAGGAAAGACGACTTTCGGTTCAAACTTGTACACGAGGTTACAAATCAGTCTGAAGCTCACAGCCAAACTTCTGTAGTTACAGCCTACAAGATGAATCATGACAGTGGGTACCAAATTCCCTATTCCCTCACCTTGATAGACACACCAGGATTTGGAGACACCCGTGGGATAGCACAGGACAAAAAGGTCACTGAGGCCATCCATACATTTTTTACAAGTGACCGTGGCATTGATCAGATCGATGCCGTGTGCTTTGTAGTTCAGGCTTCTTTAGCTCGGTTGACATACACCCAGAAATATATTTTTCATTCAGTTGTTTCTATTTTTGGAAACGATATCAAAGACAACATACTGTTTCTTATCAACTTCTGTGATGAGGAGAGACCTCCAATACTAGAGGCTATAAAAACTGCCGATATTCCCTGCCCTCTGGACAGTAACGGTGACCCCATTCACTTCAAGTTCAATAACTCTGCTCTTTTTGCCAACAATCAGGAAATTAATATGAGTTTTAATGAAATGTTCTGGGACATGGGATCAAACAGCATGAAAACGTTTTTCAGATCACTGAGCACAATAGAAACCAAAAGTCTGAGACTGAGCAAGGAAGTCCTCAAGGAACGAAAACGGCTTGAGATTACTCTGCAGGCTTTACAGCCCCAGATCCAGGCTGAGATCCTGAAATTAGTGGAAATAAGGAAAACACAGAGCGCTCTGCAGCAGCACAATAATCATATGGCAGCCAATAAAGACTTTGAGTATGAGACAGAG AGTTTGAAGCGTCTCCATGAAATCGCTCTGAGGTCCAACCCACTGTCAGCCACAGAATACATGGACCTGATGATACAGGCTGAGGAACAGGAAGCCAAACCGGGATATCAGGAGAGGATCAAGTTTCTGAGGGATGTGAGAGAGCAGGCGGAATTAATAGAGAAAATTGAGAAGAAAGAAATGTTGCTACCCGAACAGGAAAACCTCCAAATAAAATCCTGTCTAGTGATTTAA